A genomic stretch from Candidatus Poribacteria bacterium includes:
- a CDS encoding Gfo/Idh/MocA family oxidoreductase, with protein MEPLRIGFLGAGGFARHTIYPALHLAPVALQAVCDADENRAKDAAGKFGTGRYYTDRHEMFEKEDLEAVIISMGPDPRQPLVLETLAAGYHVFTPKPPAPSLEETIALAEAAEQHNKTLMVNFQRRFSLGVREARQIMQTESFGTLTQLFCSFCSGKYPTVKSYLLDFAIHHFDLARHIAGADVKELSVFHNEVDGQGAFAVAVEYTNGAVGSLQLSSQRLWQRNYDYIEITGQHEYIVLDGLWGAQHFTESGNTFTSNFSDQRNGELTGDGISLTEFANSIREDREPISSIHDCVGTMRFYDAVLQRKKGVISL; from the coding sequence ATGGAACCTCTTCGGATTGGATTTCTCGGTGCCGGTGGTTTTGCAAGGCACACCATTTATCCCGCACTACATCTCGCCCCTGTCGCATTGCAAGCCGTTTGTGATGCCGACGAAAATCGTGCAAAAGACGCTGCTGGCAAATTCGGCACAGGCAGATACTACACTGATCGGCACGAAATGTTTGAAAAAGAAGACCTGGAAGCCGTTATTATTTCTATGGGACCTGACCCGCGGCAGCCTCTTGTGCTTGAAACGCTCGCGGCGGGATATCATGTATTTACACCAAAGCCGCCAGCCCCCTCTCTTGAGGAAACGATTGCTTTGGCAGAAGCCGCGGAACAGCACAACAAGACACTGATGGTGAACTTCCAGCGCAGATTCAGTCTCGGTGTGCGTGAGGCAAGGCAGATTATGCAGACCGAATCCTTCGGCACACTCACCCAGCTTTTCTGCTCGTTCTGCAGCGGTAAATACCCAACGGTCAAAAGTTATCTGCTTGACTTTGCTATCCATCATTTCGATTTGGCGAGACACATCGCCGGTGCGGACGTGAAGGAACTCAGCGTTTTTCACAATGAAGTCGATGGACAAGGTGCATTCGCTGTCGCCGTAGAATACACCAACGGTGCGGTGGGAAGTTTGCAGCTGAGCAGCCAACGGCTCTGGCAGCGCAACTATGACTATATCGAAATCACCGGACAACACGAATACATCGTTTTAGATGGGTTGTGGGGCGCACAACATTTCACCGAATCCGGGAACACGTTTACCTCAAACTTTTCTGATCAGCGCAACGGTGAACTGACAGGTGACGGGATCAGTCTCACCGAGTTTGCCAACTCGATTCGTGAAGATCGGGAACCGATATCGAGTATCCACGACTGTGTTGGCACGATGCGGTTCTACGATGCTGTGCTTCAACGGAAAAAAGGGGTTATTAGCCTTTAG
- a CDS encoding AAA family ATPase: MKIICTGISCSGRKELMANFKILCMKRKLNIGFFNVGDVMHRAAAEARVHFTDKVLDSDPAVLSLARRTAFYEIARRAEDYEHAIIGLHACFRWRGSLIEGFSFKDIEILLPDLLINVVDNITDISERMEKTPQWSEIGKAALNVWLDEEEFLTRQLAHFTEKPHYTVARQHDLENFYELLFSPKPKFYLSYPITLLRDTPKEIEKIREIGDKLSRSFIVFDPLTIKDMELVTLTKDEGSETPRVSEMGEEVIEQIQTRTISRDYQFVHQSDFVVVIYPTDKLSPGVLSEMNYASRHNKPVYAVYTGTRSIFFENLCDRIFDTFEELADFLTTTYKVDES; the protein is encoded by the coding sequence ATGAAGATTATTTGTACTGGCATCAGCTGCTCAGGTCGCAAAGAGTTGATGGCGAATTTTAAAATCCTTTGCATGAAAAGAAAACTGAACATCGGCTTTTTCAACGTCGGCGACGTTATGCACCGCGCCGCCGCGGAGGCTCGTGTCCATTTCACGGATAAAGTTCTCGATTCGGATCCAGCGGTTTTGTCATTAGCACGGCGCACGGCTTTCTATGAAATCGCTCGGCGCGCCGAAGACTATGAACATGCGATCATTGGATTACACGCTTGCTTTCGATGGCGTGGGAGTCTTATTGAGGGATTTTCTTTCAAAGATATTGAAATCCTGCTACCAGATCTCCTAATCAATGTCGTTGACAACATCACCGATATATCGGAACGGATGGAAAAAACGCCGCAGTGGTCGGAGATAGGAAAAGCAGCACTCAATGTTTGGTTAGATGAAGAAGAGTTCCTAACGCGGCAACTCGCACATTTCACAGAGAAACCGCATTACACCGTCGCAAGACAACACGATCTTGAGAATTTCTATGAACTCCTTTTCTCGCCGAAACCGAAATTTTACCTCAGCTATCCAATTACACTTTTAAGAGATACACCGAAAGAAATCGAGAAAATCCGCGAAATCGGTGACAAACTGAGTCGTTCGTTTATTGTTTTCGACCCGCTCACAATCAAAGACATGGAACTCGTTACCCTTACGAAAGATGAGGGGAGTGAGACACCACGCGTGAGTGAAATGGGCGAAGAAGTGATTGAGCAGATTCAAACGCGGACAATCTCACGGGATTACCAGTTCGTTCATCAGAGTGACTTCGTGGTTGTTATCTATCCGACTGACAAATTATCGCCCGGCGTTCTCAGCGAAATGAATTACGCTTCCCGTCATAACAAACCGGTATATGCAGTTTACACTGGCACGCGAAGTATCTTCTTTGAGAACCTATGTGATCGGATTTTTGATACTTTTGAGGAGTTGGCGGATTTTCTAACGACCACGTATAAAGTGGATGAAAGTTGA
- a CDS encoding glycosyltransferase family 4 protein — MFNHEFPPIGGGGGWVSHFLGKHFAAAGHEVHLITSQFRDCPTDEQVEGFHVHRVRALRKNPDVCAVHEMLTYAVSSSLYGLRFAKQFQPDIVQVFFGIPAGGGAYLLQKFRKVPYVVFLGGRDVPSRNPDPPYYRWLYLLLKPIIRAIWRNASRVVACSEGLRELAQETGADVKMDMIPDGLDLGRFEPVKRKAYPEKVRILTIGRLIPRKGFQFLIRALPQIVEKAAYNFEIEIVGDGPHHGELLRLAENLGVVSHIHFTGSVPYSELPQKYRDADIFILPSLAEGMPLVVLEAMGTGLPIVASRVQGIDELVVEDVNGALFEAGNVDGLAHALLKLINAGEGRVEMGKASVERVKPYDWKHIADAYLNLYTDILGKGEQ; from the coding sequence ATGTTCAATCACGAATTTCCACCGATTGGTGGTGGCGGCGGTTGGGTCAGTCATTTCTTAGGCAAACACTTTGCAGCAGCCGGACATGAGGTGCATCTGATTACCTCTCAGTTTCGTGATTGTCCGACAGACGAACAAGTGGAAGGTTTCCATGTGCATCGTGTGCGTGCGCTGCGAAAAAACCCTGATGTGTGTGCAGTCCACGAAATGCTGACTTACGCGGTAAGCTCAAGTCTCTATGGATTGCGGTTTGCGAAGCAGTTTCAACCGGATATCGTCCAGGTCTTTTTTGGGATTCCTGCGGGCGGTGGTGCATATCTTCTGCAAAAGTTTCGCAAGGTGCCGTATGTCGTATTTTTAGGCGGGCGTGACGTACCAAGCCGTAATCCGGATCCGCCCTATTATCGGTGGTTGTACTTGCTACTGAAGCCGATCATCCGAGCAATTTGGAGGAACGCTTCAAGAGTTGTTGCGTGTAGTGAAGGCTTACGCGAACTTGCGCAAGAAACAGGGGCGGATGTGAAGATGGATATGATTCCTGACGGCTTGGACTTGGGGCGTTTCGAGCCGGTCAAACGCAAGGCTTATCCAGAAAAAGTCCGAATCCTCACCATTGGGAGACTCATCCCTCGCAAAGGATTCCAGTTTCTGATCCGCGCACTCCCTCAAATTGTTGAAAAGGCAGCATATAACTTTGAAATTGAAATTGTTGGTGATGGCCCCCATCATGGAGAGCTCCTGAGATTAGCAGAAAATCTTGGTGTCGTCTCACACATCCACTTTACAGGGTCGGTCCCGTATTCCGAATTACCACAAAAATATCGCGATGCCGACATTTTCATCCTACCCTCACTCGCAGAAGGGATGCCGCTCGTGGTTTTGGAGGCGATGGGAACCGGACTTCCGATCGTTGCCAGTCGCGTTCAAGGTATTGATGAACTCGTGGTGGAGGACGTTAATGGTGCATTGTTTGAGGCGGGGAATGTTGACGGACTTGCGCATGCCCTCCTCAAACTGATTAACGCAGGTGAAGGTCGTGTTGAGATGGGGAAAGCAAGTGTTGAACGTGTCAAGCCCTACGATTGGAAACACATCGCCGACGCTTATTTAAACCTCTATACTGATATTTTAGGAAAAGGAGAACAGTAG
- a CDS encoding MFS transporter: MSKVGGVSNPDTKTRNFRFALLQGTFMRINLAFADSSTVLPAFIHKLSGSDILVGLTGSMMTAGWMWPQLLMSNLLEHRPRKMPFYALGMSVRVLAWLAVFFCTITIGEQNPMLLAACFLGLYFLSSSAMGVSTLPYMDIVSKAIAPQQRARFFSLRQLYGGFFAIWVGFLVRAVLGDESEFTGILGSITQTFKTGTMYFIGSICRLETDLGFPYNYAFLFVCSVAAAFFSFVSFLGVREPIRPVHPNRQPMWQHIQHGAYFLRTDINYRRFIFFRVFAHFSGMASPFYVPYALNELKFSEATIGFFIVCSALSGVISNTFWGYIGERYGVRWLLIITAGLMGIPPALAFSSGILPASLQMPAFFLIFIVGGILANGMMVGFMAYMLNIAPPRNRPSYIGFMNTLLMPVSFAPFLGGILAPHIGYQWLFAISVGICLAAFHMGTKLQEIMHEDEMEEQTDD, from the coding sequence ATGTCTAAAGTAGGAGGGGTTTCTAACCCCGATACCAAAACGCGAAACTTCCGATTTGCGCTGCTCCAAGGCACCTTCATGCGTATCAATCTCGCGTTTGCGGATTCATCGACGGTGCTTCCTGCTTTTATCCACAAATTAAGTGGTTCCGATATTCTGGTCGGTTTGACCGGTTCAATGATGACAGCAGGGTGGATGTGGCCCCAACTGTTAATGTCTAACCTACTGGAACACCGCCCACGCAAAATGCCGTTTTACGCGCTGGGTATGAGTGTCCGCGTTTTGGCATGGCTTGCCGTCTTTTTCTGTACCATCACAATAGGTGAGCAAAATCCAATGTTGCTCGCCGCCTGCTTTCTCGGACTCTATTTTTTATCATCTTCCGCTATGGGTGTCTCAACGCTGCCCTACATGGACATCGTTTCTAAAGCGATAGCACCCCAGCAGCGTGCCCGTTTCTTTAGCCTGCGACAACTCTATGGTGGCTTTTTCGCTATCTGGGTTGGATTTCTGGTTCGTGCGGTACTTGGAGACGAATCCGAATTTACGGGTATACTCGGTAGTATTACGCAAACTTTCAAAACGGGCACGATGTATTTTATCGGTTCTATCTGTCGTCTGGAGACCGACCTTGGATTTCCGTATAACTATGCTTTTCTCTTTGTCTGTTCAGTGGCCGCAGCATTCTTCTCTTTCGTGAGTTTCTTAGGCGTGCGTGAGCCTATTCGTCCTGTCCACCCGAATCGTCAGCCGATGTGGCAACACATACAGCATGGGGCATACTTCCTACGGACAGATATAAATTATCGACGTTTCATCTTCTTCCGTGTCTTTGCGCACTTTTCCGGGATGGCATCCCCTTTCTACGTGCCTTATGCGCTGAACGAACTCAAGTTTTCAGAAGCGACGATAGGATTTTTCATTGTCTGTTCTGCACTCAGTGGTGTGATTTCAAATACATTTTGGGGATACATCGGCGAAAGATACGGCGTACGGTGGCTGCTGATTATCACAGCAGGGCTGATGGGTATTCCTCCTGCACTCGCTTTTTCTTCGGGCATACTGCCAGCTTCGTTACAGATGCCCGCCTTCTTCCTGATTTTCATCGTGGGCGGTATTTTAGCAAACGGCATGATGGTCGGTTTTATGGCATATATGCTGAATATCGCGCCGCCGCGTAACCGCCCAAGTTACATCGGTTTCATGAACACGCTCCTCATGCCTGTGAGTTTCGCGCCGTTTCTTGGTGGGATCCTTGCCCCTCACATCGGTTATCAGTGGTTATTCGCTATCTCGGTAGGTATCTGCCTCGCTGCTTTCCACATGGGAACAAAACTCCAAGAAATCATGCACGAAGATGAGATGGAAGAGCAAACTGACGACTAA
- a CDS encoding dockerin type I domain-containing protein codes for MRQLQIFVLLFIHALFLPNSFAQGVTQWHVSEDAEIPLGPTAINAITFSHDGTQIAVATSDGIALYDTYTGKKIALLPVLIDTLTALALSPDHRTVASASEDSTIHLWNMHTGENVTNLTGHADPVVALTFSPNGNTLASGSFREIRLWNLTLEQVSHTVVLHGHRDMVTTLAFSPDSKMLASTSFYGTILLWDVETGQLRHNLSAHTDSVLALAFSPDNQILASGGYWNTDAESTIRLWNIHTGQLLTTFAGHTVPVFALVFAPDIHSVYGGTLASAGWDNTIRMWDSRTGQLQAIFQDHTTPVFTLAFLPDTDGPYEKTLASASLDGTIQLRSLTTPDSQIPWDVNADGVVNILDLTVVASRFEENSPDLNGDGIVNILDLIIVANHIGE; via the coding sequence GCACGTGTCCGAAGATGCCGAGATACCACTCGGTCCAACAGCGATAAATGCGATAACCTTTTCCCACGATGGCACACAGATCGCCGTGGCAACTTCGGACGGTATCGCGCTGTATGATACCTACACTGGGAAAAAAATCGCACTGCTCCCTGTATTGATAGATACCCTGACTGCGTTGGCACTTTCACCCGATCACCGAACAGTTGCGAGCGCGAGTGAAGATTCTACCATCCACCTTTGGAATATGCACACGGGTGAAAATGTAACAAACCTTACAGGTCACGCCGATCCAGTTGTAGCATTGACATTCTCGCCAAATGGCAATACCCTTGCGAGTGGAAGTTTTAGAGAAATTCGTCTGTGGAACTTAACCTTGGAACAGGTTTCCCATACGGTAGTCCTTCACGGACACCGAGATATGGTCACCACATTGGCGTTCTCACCAGATAGCAAAATGCTTGCCAGCACAAGTTTTTACGGCACAATCTTGTTGTGGGATGTAGAAACAGGTCAACTTCGACACAACCTTTCCGCACATACAGATTCAGTTTTAGCACTCGCCTTCTCACCCGATAATCAAATTTTGGCAAGCGGCGGATACTGGAACACCGACGCGGAGAGCACAATTCGTTTATGGAACATACATACCGGGCAGCTTCTTACAACTTTTGCGGGGCACACTGTCCCAGTTTTCGCTTTAGTTTTTGCACCAGATATCCACAGCGTTTATGGCGGAACTCTTGCAAGCGCGGGTTGGGATAACACAATTCGTATGTGGGATTCACGCACTGGACAATTACAAGCAATTTTTCAAGATCATACCACCCCAGTTTTTACCTTAGCATTTCTACCAGATACCGACGGTCCCTATGAAAAGACACTTGCGAGTGCCAGTCTTGATGGCACAATCCAACTGAGATCGCTGACCACACCCGACTCACAGATTCCGTGGGATGTCAACGCCGATGGTGTCGTAAACATCTTGGATTTGACCGTTGTTGCCTCGCGCTTCGAGGAAAACTCACCAGATCTCAACGGCGATGGCATCGTAAACATTTTGGATTTGATTATCGTTGCAAATCATATCGGAGAATGA
- the sppA gene encoding signal peptide peptidase SppA: MKLPKFCLQTYTFLLVLLIAISPAFADEHATEETPPPREKYVEFTLSGTYADIKTVSTFSTSTTKTLRGLFKKLDILKADDEIAGIIFKIDGVSVGWATLQEIRTKLHEFREAGKETIGYLESGGNAEYLLAATMDRIVLMPTGSLNLTGLRAEVLFYKGLLDKLDIQADMLAMGKYKSGVEPYMRDGMSDEFRESMTALLDDLYARLLEHIAESREGMTVERASDLINRGPFTAEEAHQEKLVDTLQYYDELLTDLKEASEDEEVQIAKPNYERKRKVPDMNSFAGLMQLLSMLNPPQRARTGTAENQIALIYASGPILPDFDSFFSSMSVVTPETLKKAFEKARTDDTVQAVVFRIDSPGGSALASDLIWREVMLTQREKPVVVSMGNVAASGGYYIAMAAGTIVAHPSTITGSIGVFGGKLNMKGLYNKIGLTKEIIAHGQNATLYSDYGGFTPTERERVEKMMKTVYEDFVRKAAAGRNKSFEEIDEIAQGRVWTGKQAKALGLVDEFGGLDTALSIAKKQAGFSDDDEVNLIVLPKQRPFFEQLLEQMIEDTESSIQLKGWKIGKLEEWGFQPALLPAFHSLFGAQWQHVITWLSLFGFEDGTQVVTILPYGISIR; this comes from the coding sequence ATGAAATTGCCAAAGTTCTGCTTACAAACATACACGTTTCTGCTGGTGCTGCTTATTGCTATTTCACCAGCGTTTGCTGATGAACACGCGACAGAAGAAACGCCGCCTCCCAGAGAAAAATATGTCGAGTTCACACTAAGCGGCACCTACGCCGACATCAAAACAGTCAGCACCTTCAGCACGTCCACGACAAAAACACTCCGAGGACTCTTTAAAAAATTAGATATACTCAAGGCGGATGATGAAATTGCTGGAATTATCTTCAAAATAGATGGTGTCAGCGTAGGGTGGGCAACCCTCCAAGAGATCCGCACGAAACTTCACGAATTCCGAGAGGCGGGGAAAGAAACGATTGGATATTTGGAAAGCGGTGGTAATGCCGAATATCTCCTCGCCGCTACGATGGATCGCATCGTTCTAATGCCTACGGGAAGCCTCAATTTAACCGGTTTACGTGCTGAAGTCCTTTTCTATAAAGGACTGCTGGACAAGTTAGACATCCAAGCCGATATGCTCGCTATGGGAAAATACAAATCCGGTGTTGAACCTTACATGCGCGATGGTATGTCCGATGAATTCCGTGAGTCGATGACTGCATTGCTTGACGATTTATATGCCCGATTGTTAGAACATATCGCTGAGAGTCGAGAGGGTATGACCGTAGAAAGGGCATCGGATTTAATAAACCGCGGTCCGTTCACTGCAGAAGAAGCACATCAGGAAAAATTGGTTGACACATTACAATACTACGATGAGCTGCTTACGGATCTCAAAGAGGCATCTGAAGATGAAGAGGTTCAGATCGCTAAGCCGAACTACGAGCGCAAGCGGAAAGTGCCGGATATGAATAGTTTCGCTGGACTTATGCAGCTGCTCAGTATGTTGAATCCGCCCCAGCGAGCGCGGACGGGTACTGCAGAGAACCAGATCGCGCTTATCTATGCCAGTGGACCGATTTTACCCGATTTTGACTCGTTCTTTTCCTCAATGTCCGTCGTTACGCCAGAAACGTTAAAAAAGGCATTTGAGAAGGCGCGCACTGACGACACCGTTCAGGCAGTTGTGTTCCGAATAGACAGCCCCGGCGGTTCCGCCCTCGCTTCGGACCTGATTTGGCGAGAGGTCATGCTCACACAACGCGAAAAACCGGTTGTTGTTTCCATGGGTAATGTCGCTGCCTCCGGCGGCTACTATATAGCGATGGCAGCAGGGACAATCGTCGCACACCCAAGCACGATAACAGGCTCAATCGGTGTGTTCGGCGGTAAACTGAACATGAAGGGGCTTTACAACAAAATCGGTTTGACAAAGGAAATCATCGCACACGGGCAGAACGCCACCCTCTATTCGGATTACGGCGGTTTTACGCCGACTGAACGGGAACGTGTCGAAAAGATGATGAAAACAGTCTATGAAGATTTTGTCCGTAAGGCGGCAGCAGGCAGAAACAAATCCTTTGAGGAAATCGACGAAATCGCACAAGGGCGAGTTTGGACAGGCAAGCAGGCGAAGGCACTCGGACTTGTTGATGAATTCGGTGGATTGGATACTGCACTCTCCATCGCCAAAAAACAGGCTGGTTTTTCCGATGATGACGAAGTTAACCTTATCGTGTTGCCGAAGCAGAGACCCTTTTTTGAGCAACTCTTGGAACAGATGATCGAAGACACGGAGAGTTCGATTCAACTAAAAGGTTGGAAGATTGGAAAATTAGAAGAATGGGGATTCCAACCTGCCCTCCTTCCTGCCTTCCATTCCCTATTTGGCGCACAGTGGCAGCATGTCATCACATGGCTGAGTCTGTTTGGTTTTGAAGATGGAACACAGGTCGTAACAATTTTACCTTACGGTATTTCAATTCGGTGA
- a CDS encoding phytanoyl-CoA dioxygenase family protein, with translation MSSQNEFHDLTDEQVAFFQENGYLSIPRITTDEEIEWLKGIYDELFTERTGEAEGRYFDLAGPRAHSGQETLPQVLGPEAQFPELRETIYFRNAQRLAAKLLSVEAEKVSGGGHMILKPAHYGNETPWHQDEAYWNPEVLPHSLSVWLPLDKATLESGCLQFIPQSHKGKVRWHRHINNDPLVHGLVTDDVDVSEAVACPIPAGGATFHHCRTLHYSAPNSTAEARRAYILVFGGPPKKLDKPAHRPWQTEEQEALAKLKSLAANS, from the coding sequence ATGAGCTCCCAAAACGAATTTCATGACCTAACTGACGAACAGGTCGCCTTTTTTCAAGAGAACGGATACCTGAGCATTCCACGCATCACAACAGATGAAGAAATCGAATGGCTCAAAGGCATCTACGATGAACTCTTCACGGAACGGACTGGAGAGGCGGAAGGACGCTATTTCGATCTCGCCGGTCCGCGTGCGCATAGCGGGCAAGAAACATTGCCACAGGTATTAGGTCCAGAGGCACAATTTCCAGAACTCCGCGAGACTATCTATTTCCGAAATGCCCAGAGGCTCGCTGCGAAGTTGCTCAGTGTAGAAGCCGAAAAGGTTAGTGGTGGCGGGCACATGATTTTGAAACCCGCGCACTACGGCAACGAGACCCCGTGGCACCAGGACGAGGCGTACTGGAACCCCGAAGTCCTGCCGCATAGTTTGAGTGTTTGGCTCCCGCTTGACAAGGCGACGCTTGAAAGCGGGTGTCTCCAATTCATACCACAATCACACAAGGGAAAGGTGCGATGGCATCGGCACATCAACAATGACCCACTCGTACACGGGTTAGTGACAGACGATGTTGACGTATCAGAGGCAGTGGCTTGTCCAATACCCGCGGGTGGTGCGACGTTTCATCACTGCCGAACTTTACACTATTCCGCACCGAATAGCACAGCAGAAGCGCGTAGAGCATATATCCTTGTCTTCGGCGGACCGCCCAAAAAGTTGGATAAACCCGCGCACCGTCCGTGGCAAACGGAGGAACAGGAGGCACTCGCGAAACTGAAATCCTTAGCCGCAAATTCTTAA
- a CDS encoding RimK family alpha-L-glutamate ligase, which translates to MKIGILSRGPQNHSTRRLSEAALHAGHRAEILDPFGFYLYIGGTGNRITYEGKPAEDFDVIVPRLSRTTARYGEEVVAHFEWIGTPVINRAKPIAAARHKFYSLRILAQHGLPIPPSLTVGSTTFLENAVAEMGNYPFILKPFYGTHGRGVMLLDTPTSLTSVVDALCDLHQDYVIQPFIAEADGIDIRVLVVGSEAIAAMKRSAPPGEFRANIHKGASGEAITLPEEHTDLAIKATAALELEIAGVDLLETNEGPVVLEVNPSPGFEELESVTGIDIAAEIIKFITSYVTP; encoded by the coding sequence ATGAAAATCGGTATCCTCTCCCGGGGACCCCAAAACCACTCCACACGCAGGCTCAGCGAAGCTGCCTTACACGCAGGACACAGGGCAGAAATTTTAGATCCCTTCGGTTTCTATCTCTATATCGGTGGTACTGGTAACCGTATCACTTATGAAGGAAAGCCAGCGGAAGACTTTGATGTCATCGTCCCACGGCTCAGTCGGACGACAGCACGGTATGGCGAAGAGGTCGTAGCACATTTTGAATGGATCGGCACGCCTGTAATTAATCGTGCAAAACCGATCGCGGCAGCACGACACAAATTTTACTCGCTACGCATCCTTGCGCAGCATGGATTGCCTATCCCACCAAGCCTCACCGTTGGTTCCACCACATTTTTAGAAAACGCCGTAGCCGAGATGGGGAATTATCCGTTTATTTTGAAACCCTTTTACGGCACACACGGCAGGGGTGTAATGTTGTTAGATACACCTACGTCTCTCACCTCAGTCGTGGACGCACTCTGTGACCTCCATCAGGACTATGTGATTCAGCCTTTTATCGCGGAAGCAGATGGAATTGACATCCGTGTTCTTGTCGTAGGTAGTGAAGCGATTGCGGCAATGAAACGGAGTGCACCGCCCGGCGAATTCCGCGCGAATATTCATAAAGGCGCGTCAGGAGAAGCGATTACACTACCAGAGGAACACACCGATCTTGCTATAAAAGCAACAGCAGCACTTGAGTTAGAAATAGCCGGTGTCGATTTACTTGAAACAAACGAAGGTCCTGTCGTTCTGGAAGTCAATCCGTCACCGGGATTTGAGGAATTGGAGTCAGTCACAGGAATCGATATCGCGGCTGAGATTATCAAATTTATAACGTCGTATGTGACACCATAA